One window from the genome of Commensalibacter oyaizuii encodes:
- a CDS encoding phage GP46 family protein codes for MSEIRDIGIVWSNETGKGEWMVADGDIALDHGIYSAVMVSLFSDRVAPLEPSNNEKNAAIGKIDGDRRGWWGDALRDEPIGSRLWQLRRAVKADKDSVVLSAQDMIYEALLWMVDDGLVNSITVHVAWVKSDILEFSIELFEPKENSPKTLLFSWAWEGV; via the coding sequence ATGAGTGAAATAAGAGATATTGGTATTGTCTGGAGCAATGAAACAGGCAAGGGTGAATGGATGGTTGCCGACGGAGATATTGCCCTGGATCATGGGATATATAGTGCGGTGATGGTGTCGTTATTTTCAGATCGTGTAGCCCCGTTGGAACCTTCTAATAACGAAAAAAATGCTGCCATCGGTAAAATAGATGGTGATCGTAGAGGATGGTGGGGGGATGCCTTACGTGATGAACCTATTGGATCGCGTTTATGGCAGTTAAGGCGTGCTGTAAAGGCTGACAAAGATTCAGTAGTTTTATCGGCCCAAGATATGATTTACGAGGCTTTGTTATGGATGGTTGATGATGGGTTGGTTAACAGTATTACGGTTCACGTTGCTTGGGTTAAGTCGGATATTTTGGAATTTTCAATTGAGTTGTTTGAACCCAAGGAAAACAGCCCTAAGACGTTGCTGTTTTCTTGGGCTTGGGAGGGGGTATAA
- a CDS encoding putative phage tail protein, with product MIPHYTAKNFRNALLNLLPMGPIWSRTQGGMIWIWANIIGESYARNSERALELLKVAFPATATELLEEWEKTVGLPDLCIGAVTDLKQRQMLVVDRLVSSVDSSMDFYISYAKQYLGFDITIDQYSPFRFGTRFGQPFGSEEWGHTWRIKSKQDLAFLPCIFNRMAPAHTWLIYGAFVGE from the coding sequence ATGATCCCTCATTATACCGCTAAAAACTTTCGAAATGCATTGTTAAATCTTTTACCTATGGGGCCGATATGGTCTAGGACGCAAGGAGGCATGATTTGGATCTGGGCCAATATTATCGGTGAAAGCTATGCCCGTAATAGTGAAAGAGCCCTTGAATTATTAAAGGTCGCCTTTCCTGCAACAGCAACAGAATTATTAGAAGAATGGGAAAAGACAGTAGGTCTACCTGACTTGTGTATTGGTGCGGTTACAGATTTGAAGCAGCGTCAAATGCTGGTGGTGGATCGGTTGGTATCCTCTGTTGATAGTTCAATGGATTTTTATATTTCCTATGCCAAGCAATATCTAGGTTTTGACATTACCATTGATCAATACAGTCCTTTTCGATTTGGAACGCGTTTTGGCCAACCCTTTGGCTCAGAGGAATGGGGACATACGTGGCGCATTAAATCAAAACAGGATCTAGCTTTCTTGCCTTGTATTTTCAATCGCATGGCACCTGCTCATACTTGGTTGATTTATGGTGCCTTTGTTGGTGAGTAA
- a CDS encoding BRO-N domain-containing protein gives MSNTNTNILKNQQLLPIIVNTSVKKDGEGRYCLNNICEVLNIANSQDLMSKQLDRKGGRKTYAPTVGGEQELAFINELNLYRVIFRSNKAEAKHFQDWVFNEVLPSIRKTGDYMATILDKTPEQTLSRALIFSKVEA, from the coding sequence ATGAGTAATACTAACACCAATATCCTTAAAAATCAACAACTTCTACCTATCATCGTAAACACATCAGTTAAAAAAGATGGAGAAGGTCGTTATTGTCTGAATAACATATGCGAGGTTTTGAATATCGCAAATTCACAAGATTTGATGTCGAAACAGCTAGATCGAAAGGGGGGACGTAAAACGTACGCTCCTACCGTTGGAGGTGAGCAAGAGTTGGCTTTTATCAATGAACTTAATTTATATCGTGTTATTTTCAGAAGCAATAAAGCAGAAGCAAAACATTTTCAGGATTGGGTATTTAATGAAGTATTACCATCTATTCGTAAGACTGGTGACTATATGGCGACCATTCTTGATAAAACACCAGAACAAACGCTTTCTCGTGCTTTAATCTTCTCTAAAGTCGAAGCATGA
- a CDS encoding baseplate J/gp47 family protein — translation MPFVTPNLTELNEQVIQDIVNAGIPGIETTLKNSVIGTIGQVQAGLSWQHYFYLNYISRQAVPWTATDEYLAGWGNLKNVFQKAPSKATATVQFNTIDGITIPKGTIIKRPDGWSYVTVADSVNGQALVESVDTGINGNVGQGVTLSLGNPLAGVDSKVIAITPITGGAELEDEEAYRQRVIEAYRISGSVGREQEYILWAKSVSQVSRAWIGRNGFGIGTVIVWIMCDQANTSTNGFPVGSDGSATDEYRYNPATGDQLAVANYIWKKQPVTALVIVCSPIAQPVNFVISDLGVNNTAANQDVIKAALTDMFRREAAPGTALYPSSWERAIGSITNISQYHIASPTEAVIPPSKGHLPILGEVTFST, via the coding sequence ATGCCTTTTGTTACACCTAATTTAACCGAATTAAATGAACAGGTCATACAAGATATTGTCAACGCGGGTATTCCTGGAATTGAGACAACTTTAAAGAACTCTGTTATTGGCACGATTGGGCAAGTGCAGGCGGGGTTATCATGGCAACATTATTTTTATTTAAATTATATTTCCAGACAGGCCGTGCCTTGGACCGCCACTGATGAATATTTGGCTGGTTGGGGAAACTTAAAAAATGTTTTTCAAAAAGCACCGTCCAAGGCGACAGCCACGGTTCAATTCAATACCATTGATGGAATAACTATCCCAAAGGGCACAATTATTAAACGCCCTGATGGGTGGAGCTATGTCACTGTGGCTGACAGTGTGAATGGACAAGCACTGGTTGAATCTGTCGATACGGGAATTAATGGTAACGTCGGACAGGGGGTAACTCTGTCTTTAGGAAATCCTTTGGCAGGTGTAGATAGTAAAGTAATTGCCATCACTCCGATTACAGGTGGTGCAGAGTTAGAGGATGAAGAAGCCTATCGACAACGTGTTATTGAAGCATATCGTATTTCAGGGTCGGTAGGACGCGAGCAAGAATATATTTTATGGGCAAAATCAGTATCTCAGGTTTCACGCGCCTGGATTGGACGCAATGGATTTGGTATTGGTACTGTCATTGTTTGGATTATGTGCGATCAGGCGAATACGTCAACGAATGGTTTTCCCGTGGGAAGTGATGGGTCAGCAACAGATGAGTATCGATATAATCCAGCTACGGGCGATCAATTGGCGGTGGCAAATTACATTTGGAAAAAGCAGCCTGTAACAGCATTGGTAATTGTTTGTTCTCCTATCGCTCAACCTGTAAATTTTGTAATATCTGACCTAGGCGTAAATAATACTGCAGCCAATCAGGACGTTATTAAGGCGGCATTAACAGACATGTTCAGAAGGGAGGCCGCGCCAGGGACAGCACTCTATCCCAGTTCATGGGAACGAGCTATCGGTTCAATTACGAACATCAGTCAATATCATATCGCCAGTCCAACTGAGGCTGTGATACCGCCCAGTAAGGGACATTTACCCATTCTTGGCGAGGTGACTTTTTCCACATGA
- a CDS encoding phage fiber-tail adaptor protein, whose product MWVISSKRCLQLQNKGGYYNTNASFIQNITLPTRYSGERLDYSLDISAILEDGGDRIQSIEATVQEMALDWFSYAHNCIIFSLSGGCKEQIGNLYFVCKTCGGRAFQIELNQSLKQGSFTYTLSAPDYIPNLVQFTTIQPLKSATGAFFFFG is encoded by the coding sequence ATGTGGGTCATTTCAAGTAAAAGATGTCTTCAATTACAAAATAAAGGTGGATATTACAATACAAACGCCAGTTTTATCCAAAATATAACCTTGCCTACACGTTATAGTGGTGAGCGTCTTGATTATAGTTTGGACATATCCGCTATTTTAGAAGACGGCGGGGATCGTATTCAATCTATTGAGGCGACAGTCCAGGAAATGGCACTGGATTGGTTCAGTTATGCCCACAATTGTATAATTTTTTCGCTCAGTGGTGGGTGTAAAGAGCAAATTGGTAATTTATACTTTGTTTGCAAAACTTGTGGGGGGCGTGCCTTCCAAATAGAGCTGAACCAGTCTTTAAAACAAGGGTCTTTTACTTACACACTTTCTGCACCCGATTATATTCCGAACCTAGTACAATTCACAACCATTCAGCCTCTTAAATCAGCAACAGGGGCATTTTTTTTCTTTGGATAG
- a CDS encoding phage baseplate assembly protein domain-containing protein translates to MTEALRKMATRLHMAMGIGRVTKGITHDQNTPLVQVTFAVNEVRDHLPVLQQYGFASRPLLGADVVVQFQSGDRNKGVVIASGDQRYYPKNLKDGEVAIYHKTGSMIILKEDGSIELTPQNNKITLNADVQVTGKITANNMVATDDVKAGSVSLKSHVHSNGHNGGLTGGPSS, encoded by the coding sequence ATGACAGAGGCATTACGAAAAATGGCCACTCGATTGCATATGGCAATGGGGATTGGACGCGTAACCAAAGGGATAACGCACGATCAAAATACACCGTTGGTACAGGTAACATTTGCTGTTAATGAGGTTCGCGATCATTTGCCAGTGCTGCAACAATATGGTTTTGCCAGCAGACCTCTGCTTGGGGCGGATGTTGTGGTTCAGTTTCAGTCAGGTGACCGCAACAAGGGGGTGGTGATCGCCTCTGGGGACCAACGATATTATCCTAAAAATTTAAAGGATGGAGAGGTAGCAATTTATCACAAAACTGGATCAATGATTATCTTAAAAGAAGATGGATCCATTGAGCTTACCCCGCAAAATAACAAAATTACACTAAACGCTGACGTACAGGTAACGGGAAAGATAACAGCCAATAATATGGTTGCAACTGATGATGTAAAGGCTGGATCGGTCAGTCTTAAATCCCATGTTCACAGTAATGGTCATAATGGCGGATTAACGGGTGGGCCATCATCATGA